The genomic region GACCAGCGGCGACGAGTTGAAGCGCGGGCGCGGCGCGGGCCGCTCGGGGGCGGGGCCACCGCCCGCGGGTTGTGAATCCATCGATCCGTTTCCTCCAGCAACGCAAAACCGAATACGGTATTATATCGGCAGGGGGCGTGCTTGGCGACGTGTCATTGTGCTGAGGGGGATATGCCGAACATCGCTTGGATCGACGAGCAGCAGGCCGGCGGCGCCTTGGCCGAGGTCTACGGCCAATATCTGGCCGAGCATCCCGACCGGCCGCGCGTGCCCGACGTTTTGAAGTGTTTCAGCCAGCGGCCCGACTTCTTGCGGTCGGTGATCGAGTTCTCCTACTCGCTGCACTTCTCCGATGGGCATCTCACGCGGCGCACCAAGGAGATGATCGCCACGCTGGTCTCTGGCTTGAACAAGTGCCCTTATTGAATCGGCTCGCACGCCCACTTCCTGCAGTTGCAGGGTGCCGCCAGCGACGTAAGCGAGGCCCTCTCGCAAGGCGATGTCGAAGGGGCGCCGCTGACGGATGCCGAGCGCACGCTGCTGCGCTTCGTCGAGCTTGTGACTCGGCATGCCTACCGCACGACGGACGCGGACGTCGAACGGTTGCGCCAGGCCGGCTGGACCGATCCGCAAATCGCCGAAGCGGTCTACGTTACGGCCCTGTTCGCTTTTTTTAATCGCGTGGCCGACGCTTTCGGGCTACAGGATCCGCACCACGGCCCGCTTTCACGGCCGGCCGACAGTGCCGGCGGTGGTCCGGCGCCGTAGTGCGCACCGTCGCCCTTTCGCTGGGCGAGAGAAAAGCCGTTTACTCCGCCGGGCATGCGACACGCGTGTCGCTTCGGGGCCTGCCGCCGCAGACTGACCGGCCGCCGTCAAAAGCGTCGCGCGCGGCGCATTTGCCCACCGTCGTCCTTTCGCTCCGCGAGAGGAAAGCCGTTGACCTCGCGCCTATGCGACGCGCGTGTCGCCTCGGCGCGTGCCGCCGGAGACGAACGGGCCGCAGGCACTTCGGCCGCGCGCGGCCAAAGTGCCGACCGTAGCCCTTTCACTGGAGCGAGAGGAAAGCCGTTTACTCCGCGCCCATGCGACACGCGTGTCGCCTCGGCGCGTGCAGCCGGAGAGGAACGGGCCGCAGGCACTTTGGCTGCGCGCTGCCAAAGTGCCGACCGTAGCCCTCTCGCTCCGCGAGAGGAAAGCCGTTCACCTCGCGACCCATGCGACACGCGTGTCGCCTCGGCGGCGTGCCGCCGCAGACGAACGGGCCGCGGGCACTTTGGCCGCGCGCGGCCAAAGTGCCGACCGTAGCCCTCTCGCTCCGCGAGAGGAAAGTCGTTTACTCCGCGACCCATGCGACACGCGTGTCGCATCGGCACGCGCTGCCGGAGACGAACGGGCCGCCGCCACTTTGGCTGCGCGCAGCCAAAGTGCCGACCGT from Pirellulales bacterium harbors:
- a CDS encoding carboxymuconolactone decarboxylase family protein, whose protein sequence is MPNIAWIDEQQAGGALAEVYGQYLAEHPDRPRVPDVLKCFSQRPDFLRSVIEFSYSLHFSDGHLTRRTKEMIATLVSGLNKCPY